In the Variovorax sp. S12S4 genome, one interval contains:
- a CDS encoding phage portal protein, which produces MSKRKASKVTQGRAVALTRTPPVVPSTALMTQGDGGAVEAFSFGDPEPVSRLQLLDYVESMFNGRWYEPPLPWEGLANAFRASPHHGSAIFLKRNLLKSMFVPHPRLSSATFGAWALDFLVFGNGYLEQPRAFTGRAMALQHSLAKYTRRGQEDGRYFFVRSWQEEHEFRQGSVFHLREDDINQEIYGLPEYLSALQSAWLNEAATMFRRKYYANGSHAGFILYLTEGQVDNDDAEALRKALKDSKGPGNFRNLFLHMPGGKSDGLKLIPVSEVAAKDDFAAIKNVSKDDVLAAHRVPPGLLGIVPTNAGGFGNAPDALRVFVDNEIRPLMQRFRELNAWAGDELVRFTDPPAAAEA; this is translated from the coding sequence ATGAGCAAACGCAAGGCCAGCAAGGTCACACAAGGGCGCGCGGTGGCCCTCACTCGCACGCCACCCGTGGTGCCGTCGACCGCGTTGATGACGCAAGGCGATGGCGGCGCGGTCGAGGCGTTCAGCTTCGGCGACCCCGAGCCCGTGAGCCGGCTGCAGCTGCTCGACTATGTCGAGAGCATGTTCAATGGCCGCTGGTACGAGCCGCCTCTGCCTTGGGAGGGGTTGGCCAACGCGTTCCGGGCATCGCCGCACCATGGTTCGGCGATCTTCCTGAAGCGGAATCTTCTGAAGTCGATGTTCGTGCCGCACCCGCGGCTGTCTAGCGCGACGTTTGGGGCCTGGGCGCTGGACTTTCTTGTTTTCGGGAATGGCTACCTCGAACAGCCGCGCGCCTTCACCGGCCGGGCCATGGCGTTGCAGCACTCGCTGGCCAAGTACACGCGGCGCGGGCAGGAGGATGGGCGCTATTTCTTTGTGCGCAGCTGGCAGGAAGAGCACGAATTCCGGCAGGGGTCGGTGTTCCATCTGCGCGAGGACGACATCAATCAGGAGATCTACGGCCTGCCCGAGTACCTGAGCGCGCTGCAGTCCGCCTGGTTGAACGAGGCCGCGACGATGTTCCGGCGCAAGTATTACGCGAACGGCTCGCATGCCGGATTCATCTTGTACCTGACCGAGGGCCAGGTCGACAACGACGATGCCGAGGCGTTGCGCAAGGCACTGAAGGACTCGAAAGGGCCGGGTAATTTTCGCAATCTGTTTCTGCACATGCCCGGTGGCAAGTCCGACGGGTTGAAGCTGATTCCGGTCAGCGAGGTGGCGGCGAAGGACGACTTCGCGGCGATCAAGAACGTCAGCAAAGACGACGTGCTTGCTGCTCATCGCGTGCCGCCTGGACTGCTGGGCATCGTGCCCACCAACGCCGGCGGCTTCGGCAACGCACCCGACGCGCTGCGCGTGTTCGTCGACAACGAGATCCGACCGTTGATGCAGCGATTCCGTGAGTTGAACGCCTGGGCAGGGGACGAACTGGTGCGGTTCACCGATCCGCCGGCGGCGGCCGAAGCCTGA
- a CDS encoding terminase large subunit domain-containing protein, with protein sequence MTATESGQIATLTPAAQPRTAARFLAWTGWKVKQIAEHLGIPASTVYGWKEADKWDDAQPLDRVNGALEVRLIQLILKTEKTGGDYKEIDLLGRQLERTARVEKYQQTGKEGDLNPAIAARNAGPKRKPKRNEFSDEQVALLEEKLRESNFPFHQNWFDQQLQRTRLVLKSRQIGATFYFAREALLSAAREGRNKLFLSASKAQAHQFRSYIVDFAKEADVELKGENLKLWNGAELIFLGTNAMTAQSYHGDFYFDEFFWVPRFRTINKLASAMASHKHWRKTYFSTPSAMSHEAYGFWTGDDRNKGRAKRDHVRINTSHKALRGGVLGLDRKWRDIVTVEDAVAMGFDLFDIAELREEYSLDEFANLFMCQFIDDSLSLFTLAQMQACMVDSWETWADVKPLWLRPYAHNPVWVGYDPSDKGDAAALVVVAPPRVPGGKFRILHREQFKGSDFEAQAEAIRRITQQYNVVHIGIDKTGLGEGVHQIVKKFFPQVKGYQYSIEVKQRLVLKAQQVIHKGRLEFDAGWTDIAAAFMAIKRVMTASGRNVTYDSGRSEETGHADLAWATMHALDNETLAGDVVGGSSRMEIFE encoded by the coding sequence ATACCCGCGTCGACCGTGTACGGCTGGAAGGAAGCGGACAAGTGGGATGACGCGCAGCCGCTCGACCGCGTCAATGGTGCGCTTGAGGTGCGGCTGATTCAGCTGATCCTGAAGACGGAAAAAACCGGCGGCGACTACAAAGAAATCGACCTGCTGGGCCGGCAGTTGGAGCGCACCGCACGCGTCGAGAAGTACCAGCAGACCGGCAAAGAGGGTGACCTGAATCCAGCGATTGCGGCACGCAATGCGGGCCCGAAGCGCAAACCCAAGCGCAACGAGTTCAGCGACGAGCAGGTCGCGTTGCTGGAAGAAAAACTGCGCGAGTCCAACTTCCCGTTTCATCAGAACTGGTTCGATCAGCAGCTGCAGCGCACGCGCCTGGTGCTCAAGTCTCGGCAGATCGGAGCCACCTTCTATTTCGCGCGTGAGGCCCTGTTGTCGGCGGCGCGGGAGGGGCGCAACAAGCTCTTTCTCTCGGCCTCGAAGGCGCAGGCTCACCAGTTCCGCAGTTACATCGTCGACTTTGCGAAGGAAGCCGATGTTGAGCTGAAGGGCGAAAACCTCAAGCTGTGGAACGGCGCCGAGCTGATCTTCCTGGGCACCAACGCGATGACGGCCCAGTCGTATCACGGCGACTTCTACTTCGATGAATTCTTTTGGGTTCCTCGCTTCAGAACCATCAACAAGCTGGCCAGCGCGATGGCCTCGCACAAGCATTGGCGAAAGACGTACTTCAGCACGCCATCGGCGATGTCGCACGAGGCCTATGGCTTTTGGACCGGTGACGACCGGAACAAGGGCCGTGCGAAGCGCGACCATGTGCGCATCAACACGAGCCACAAGGCGCTGCGAGGCGGCGTGCTTGGCCTGGATCGGAAGTGGCGCGACATCGTCACCGTGGAAGACGCGGTCGCGATGGGCTTCGATCTGTTCGACATCGCCGAGCTGCGCGAGGAATACAGCCTCGACGAGTTCGCGAACCTGTTCATGTGCCAGTTCATCGACGACAGCCTGTCGCTGTTCACGCTGGCTCAGATGCAGGCCTGCATGGTCGACAGCTGGGAGACCTGGGCCGACGTGAAGCCGCTGTGGCTGCGGCCCTACGCGCATAACCCTGTGTGGGTCGGCTATGACCCTTCGGACAAAGGCGACGCGGCGGCGCTGGTGGTAGTGGCCCCGCCTCGCGTGCCTGGCGGCAAGTTCCGCATCCTGCACCGCGAGCAGTTCAAGGGGTCGGACTTCGAGGCGCAGGCCGAGGCGATCCGCCGCATCACGCAGCAATACAACGTGGTTCACATCGGCATCGACAAGACAGGCCTTGGCGAAGGTGTGCACCAGATCGTGAAGAAGTTCTTTCCGCAGGTGAAGGGCTACCAATACAGCATCGAGGTGAAGCAACGCCTGGTGCTGAAAGCACAGCAGGTGATCCACAAGGGGCGACTCGAGTTCGATGCCGGATGGACCGACATTGCCGCGGCCTTCATGGCGATCAAGCGCGTGATGACCGCCAGCGGCCGGAACGTGACCTATGACTCTGGCCGATCTGAAGAGACCGGCCACGCAGACCTGGCGTGGGCAACGATGCACGCGCTGGATAACGAAACGCTGGCCGGCGACGTGGTCGGCGGCAGTTCCCGCATGGAGATTTTTGAATGA